The window CGGCGGGAGCGTGCTCGCGCCCGATCTCGACCCCGACCGGGTGGCCGCGTACGCCGAAGCGATCGAGCGGATCGCCGCCGACGGCTGCGAGGTCGGGGTCGTCGTCGGCGGCGGGGGCGTCGCGCGCGACTACATCGAGACGGCGCGCGACCTCGGCGCCAACGAGGTCGAGCTCGACCAGCTCGGCATCGGCACCACCCGGCTCAACGCCCGCCTGCTGATCGCCGCGCTCGACGGCCGCGCGAACCTCTCGCCGGCGACGGGGTACGACGAGGCGGCCGCAGCCCTCCGGCGGGGCGAGGTGTCGGTGATGGGCGGCGTTACCCCCGGACAGACGACCGACGCGGTCGCCGCCGCCTTCGCC is drawn from Halorubrum sp. CBA1229 and contains these coding sequences:
- the pyrH gene encoding UMP kinase, with protein sequence MRVVVSIGGSVLAPDLDPDRVAAYAEAIERIAADGCEVGVVVGGGGVARDYIETARDLGANEVELDQLGIGTTRLNARLLIAALDGRANLSPATGYDEAAAALRRGEVSVMGGVTPGQTTDAVAAAFAESVDADLLVYATSANGVYDADPNVDPDATQFGSMSPAELVDIVLPMSRNAGASAPVDLLAAKLIDRAGIRSIVLDGTEPNAVVDAVLRGEHTGTDVVPTGTDEPTYWTGASDA